One segment of Sesamum indicum cultivar Zhongzhi No. 13 linkage group LG4, S_indicum_v1.0, whole genome shotgun sequence DNA contains the following:
- the LOC105159646 gene encoding DEAD-box ATP-dependent RNA helicase 37: MRTSWADAVDNVATGSSDNAGTSGGKEQKSAPTKPAYVPPHLRNKTPASESPAPSLSGPPSGNDRSRYNGPTSGSQWAGSRSDYGRQGYGSGGRGSGGWGGRSGWGGREREVNPFGNDDVDADTEHAFNEQENTGINFDAYEDIPVETSGDNVPPPVNTFAEIDLGDALNLNIRRCKYVKPTPVQRHAIPISLAGRDLMACAQTGSGKTAAFCFPIISGIMRGHIPQRPRGVRTVFPLALILSPTRELSMQIHEEARKFSYQTGVRVVVAYGGAPINQQLRELERGVDILVATPGRLVDLLERAKVSLQMIRYLALDEADRMLDMGFEPQIRKIVEQMDMPPRGERQTMLFSATFPKEIQRLASDFLSNYIFLAVGRVGSSTDLIVQRIEFVHESDKRSHLMDLLHAQRANGVQGKQALTLVFVETKKGADSLEHWLCLNGFPATTIHGDRTQQERELALRSFKSGNTPILVATDVAARGLDIPHVAHVINFDLPNDIDDYVHRIGRTGRAGKTGLATAFFNENNMSLAKPLADLMKEANQEVPDWLTRFASRASYGGKSRRGGGRFGARDFRRDSSFNRSGSGNDYYGGGSGGGYGGYSGGYGPAATSAWD; the protein is encoded by the exons ATGAGGACATCATGGGCAGATGCTGTTGACAATGTAGCTACTGGATCTTCTGATAATGCCGGCACTAGTGGtggaaaagaacaaaagtCAGCTCCCACCAAGCCAGCGTATGTTCCACCACACCTTAGGAACAAAACTCCTGCATCGGAGTCACCTGCTCCGTCACTTAGTGGCCCACCATCAGGTAATGATAGGTCTAGGTATAATGGGCCCACAAGTGGATCCCAATGGGCTGGTTCTAGGTCTGATTACGGACGTCAGGGATATGGCAGTGGAGGTCGTGGCAGCGGTGGTTGGGGTGGGAGGAGTGGTTGGGGTGGTAGGGAGCGGGAGGTCAACCCTTTTGGTAACGATGATGTGGATGCAGACACAGAGCATGCGTTTAATGAGCAGGAGAATACGGGTATTAACTTTGATGCTTATGAGGATATTCCTGTGGAGACGAGTGGGGATAATGTGCCACCACCAGTGAATACATTTGCAGAGATAGACTTGGGTGATGCACTTAATCTGAATATTCGAAGATGCAAGTATGTGAAGCCGACTCCTGTTCAGCGACATGCAATACCCATTTCGCTAGCAGGACGAGATTTAATGGCTTGTGCTCAGACTGGATCGGGCAAGACTGCCGCCTTTTGCTTTCCGATTATTAGTGGAATTATGAGGGGACATATTCCACAAAGACCACGTGGAGTTCGCACTGTTTTTCCACTTGCTCTTATTCTTTCACCAACAAGAGAACTCTCAATGCAG ATACACGAGGAAGCTAGAAAATTTTCCTATCAAACTGGTGTCAGAGTGGTTGTTGCTTATGGAGGAGCGCCAATAAATCAGCAG CTCCGTGAACTTGAGAGAGGAGTTGATATTCTGGTGGCCACTCCTGGAAGATTGGTTGATTTGCTTGAGAGGGCCAAAGTTTCATTACAAATGATAAGATACTTGGCTCTGGATGAGGCAGACAGAATGCTGGATATGGGATTTGAGCCTCAAATCAGAAAGATAGTGGAACAAATGGATATGCCTCCTCGTGGTGAAAGACAGACAATGCTGTTCAGTGCCACCTTTCCAAAAGAGATCCAG CGGCTGGCTTCcgattttctttcaaattacatttttttggcAGTTGGAAGGGTTGGTTCTAGTACAGACTTGATTGTTCAAAGAATTGAATTTGTTCATGAGAGTGATAAGAGGAGCCATTTGATGGATCTTCTTCATGCTCAGAGAGCAAATGGAGTTCAAGGAAAG CAAGCTCTTACTTTAGTATTTGTGGAAACGAAGAAGGGAGCTGACTCATTGGAACATTGGTTGTGTCTGAATGGTTTTCCTGCTACTACTATCCATGGGGATAGGACACAACAG GAAAGAGAGCTTGCATTAAGATCCTTTAAGAGCGGGAACACACCTATATTAGTGGCAACAGATGTGGCAGCCCGTGGTCTTGATATTCCACATGTTGCTCATGTAATAAACTTTGACCTCCCAAATGACATTGATGATTATGTTCACCGGATAGGACGTACTGGTCGTGCTGGCAAGACAGGATTGGCTACAGCATTTTTTAATGAGAATAACATGTCTTTGGCAAAGCCGCTTGCTGATTTGATGAAGGAAGCAAACCAGGAAGTACCTGATTGGTTGACTCGGTTTGCAAGTCGAGCTTCATATGGAGGTAAAAGTCGGCGTGGTGGTGGACGTTTTGGTGCTCGTGACTTTAGGAGAGATTCTTCTTTTAATAGGAGTGGGAGTGGCAATGATTATTATGGTGGTGGCAGCGGTGGTGGTTATGGAGGTTATAGTGGAGGGTATGGTCCTGCAGCGACCAGTGCTTGGGATTAA
- the LOC105159647 gene encoding metal tolerance protein 4-like, which translates to MDDEGSRTPLLQTNLKNQTRSTRNSVNALKCDFLSKLPDKVKTGLDPEASSHLDFSKTTGLAAGEKEYYQRQFATLRSFEEVDSLGSPNLIDQDLDHQEQAQHERAMNISNWANIFLLAFKIYATIQSGSLAIAASTLDSLLDLMAGGILWFTHLSMKTINIYQYPIGKLRMQPVGIIIFAAVMATLGFQVLIQAVEQLIKAEPSEKMGANQLFWLYVIMLTATGVKLVLWFYCRSSGNKIVRAYAKDHYFDVVTNVVGLVAAVLADKFYWWIDPSGAIALAIYTITNWSGTVLENAVSLVGQSAPPEVLQKLTYLVLRHDPKIKRVDTVRAYTFGVLYFVEVDIELPEDLPLIEAHAIGESLQIKIEELPEVERAFVHLDYECDHKPEHTILSKLPNSDP; encoded by the exons ATGGATGATGAGGGGTCAAGAACCCCATTGTTGCAAACAAATCTCAAAAACCAAACACGTAGTACTAGGAATTCTGTCAATGCTCTGAAATGTGATTTCTTGTCTAAGTTGCCTGACAAAGTCAAGACAGGTCTTGATCCTGAGGCCTCTTCTCATCTTGATTTTTCTAAGACAACTGGCTTAGCTGCAG GTGAGAAAGAGTATTACCAACGACAATTTGCCACCTTGAGGTCCTTTGAGGAAGTTGATTCACTTGGTTCACCCAATCTCATTGACCAAGACCTAGATCATCAAGAACAGGCACAacatgaaagagctatgaacATTTCCAATTGGGCTAACATCTTCCTCCTTGCATTTAAG ATTTACGCTACGATACAAAGCGGCTCGTTGGCCATTGCAGCTTCGACGCTGGATTCTTTACTCGATCTTATGGCCGGTGGAATACTATGGTTTACCCACTTGTCAATGAAAACCATAAACATTTATCAATATCCTATTGGGAAATTGAGAATGCAACCAGTAGGCATCATCATCTTTGCTGCCGTAATGGCAACTCTCG GATTTCAGGTGCTAATACAGGCTGTAGAACAACTGATTAAAGCTGAACCTTCAGAGAAGATGGGAGCAAATCAACTGTTCTGGCTGTACGTAATTATGCTCACAGCAACAGGGGTAAAACTTGTTCTTTGGTTTTACTGCAGAAGCTCTGGAAACAAGATTGTTCGTGCCTATGCAaag GACCATTATTTTGACGTGGTGACTAATGTGGTGGGATTGGTAGCTGCTGTTCTTGCTGACAAGTTTTACTGGTGGATTGATCCTTCTGGTGCTATAGCTTTAGCCATATATACCATAACGAATTGGTCAGGAACTGTGCTGGAAAATGCAG TTTCACTGGTCGGACAATCAGCTCCTCCCGAAGTACTTCAGAAACTCACTTATCTTGTTCTACGTCACGATCCTAAAATCAAGCGTGTTGATACAGTCCGCGCTTACACCTTTGGCGTCCTTTACTTTGTTGAG GTTGACATAGAGCTTCCGGAGGATTTGCCATTGATCGAAGCACATGCAATTGGAGAATCATTGCAAATCAAGATCGAAGAACTTCCAGAAGTTGAGAGGGCATTCGTTCATCTTGATTACGAGTGTGACCACAAGCCTGAACACACCATCCTTAGTAAACTTCCAAATAGTGACCCCTAA